The proteins below are encoded in one region of Cucurbita pepo subsp. pepo cultivar mu-cu-16 chromosome LG10, ASM280686v2, whole genome shotgun sequence:
- the LOC111803433 gene encoding zinc finger A20 and AN1 domain-containing stress-associated protein 8-like encodes MESHDQTGCRTPECPTPCINNCGFFGRGSTMNMCSKCYKDALLKQEQEKLAASSIENIMNGSSSNNGKEPVVTESIDVQTGVTETEIFSIESSSISSSNKSCEEVSMKERPNRCATCRKRVGLTGFDCKCGNLFCAVHRYSDKHNCDFDYRAAAQDAIAKENPVVKAEKLDKI; translated from the coding sequence ATGGAGTCTCATGACCAGACAGGATGCCGAACTCCGGAATGCCCCACGCCTTGCATTAACAACTGTGGCTTCTTCGGACGGGGATCGACGATGAACATGTGTTCTAAATGCTACAAGGACGCTCTGctcaaacaagaacaagaaaaacttGCAGCCTCATCTATTGAGAACATTATGAATGGAAGTTCCAGTAACAACGGGAAGGAGCCTGTCGTTACAGAATCGATCGATGTACAGACCGGAGTAACGGAGACAGAGATATTTTCAATAGAATCATCCAGCATTTCCTCCTCGAATAAGAGCTGTGAAGAAGTCAGCATGAAAGAGCGCCCGAACCGATGTGCCACTTGTAGAAAGCGCGTTGGTTTGACTGGGTTCGATTGCaaatgtggaaatctcttctgTGCTGTTCATCGTTATTCCGACAAACATAACTGTGATTTTGATTATCGTGCTGCTGCTCAGGACGCCATTGCTAAAGAAAATCCTGTTGTTAAGGCTGAGAAGCTCGATAAGATTTGA
- the LOC111803393 gene encoding probably inactive leucine-rich repeat receptor-like protein kinase At5g06940 has product MASPLKPPLLLSLVFSFFVLCSSSSEESTLLTFKASINDSTNSLSNWVSSSPTHFCNWTGISCTSSSPSSLSISAIVLQGLNLSGEISSSICELPRLTHLNLADNRFNQPIPLHLSQCSALESLNLSNNLIWGTIPDQISLFDSLRVLDFARNHIEGKIPEGIGALKNLQILNLRNNLISGRVPSVIFHNLTELVVLDLSENAYLMSDIPSEIGKLEKLEELWLQSSGFYGEIPYSLLGLKSLNVLDLSQNNLTGKLPEMMGSSLKNLVFFDVSENKLMGAFPNGFCSGKSLVSFSVHTNFFTGNLPNSLNKCLNLERFQVQNNGFSGDFPESLWSLPKIKLIRAENNGFSGEVPEFISMATHLEQVQLDNNSFSSRIPQGLGSIRSLYRFSASLNRFHGDLPPNFCDSPLMSIINLSHNSLSGRIPEPKNCKKLVSLSLAGNSFSGEIPSSLADLPVLTYLDLSDNNLTGSIPQRLENLKFALFNVSFNQLSGAVPFSLISGLPASFLQGNPDLCGPGLQTPCSQGHPVNDMSGLNKMTCALVSIACVLGVMSLAAGFVLYYRSFKSKSRVDNWHSVYFYPLRISEHALIMGMNEKTAQECEGAFGQVFVLSLPSRELIAVKKLVKFGSRSWKSLKAEVKTLAKIRHKNIIKILGFCHSDDAIFLIYEFLHKGSLADLLCRNDSCLNWNVRLRIAIEVAQGLAYIHKDYVPRLLHRNVKSSNILLDVDLVPKLTDFALDHIVGESAFHSTIASESAHSCYIAPECKYNKKATEQMDVYSFGVVLLELVTGRLAERSESTDALDVIQWVRRKVNIANGASQVLDPSISEHSQRGSMLEALDIALQCTSMMPEKRPSMLEVAKALQLIGSTTNLHDAAVFSAAEDDSSVSS; this is encoded by the exons ATGGCTTCCCCCTTGAAACCGCCATTGTTGCTCTCATtagtcttttctttcttcgttTTGTGTTCTTCATCCTCTGAGGAATCGACCCTTTTGACCTTCAAAGCTTCCATTAACGATTCAACGAACTCTCTCTCGAAttgggtttcttcttctccaaccCATTTCTGTAATTGGACTGGAATTTCTTGTACGAGTTCTTCTCCTTCATCGCTTTCGATTTCCGCCATTGTTCTTCAGGGTTTGAACCTTTCCGGTGAAATTTCATCTTCCATTTGCGAACTCCCTCGTTTAACCCATCTTAATCTCGCTGATAATCGCTTCAATCAGCCGATTCCTCTTCATCTCTCGCAGTGCAGCGCGTTGGAGAGTTTGAATCTGAGTAATAATCTCATTTGGGGAACAATCCCAGATCAGATTTCTCTGTTTGATTCTCTACGTGTTCTTGATTTTGCGAGGAATCACATCGAAGGGAAGATCCCTGAAGGCATTGGGGCTTTGAAGAATCTTCAAATTCTTAATCTGAGGAACAACTTGATTTCTGGTAGAGTACCCTCTGTTATCTTTCATAATCTTACTGAActtgttgttcttgatttgTCTGAAAATGCTTATCTGATGAGTGATATTCCTAGTGAGATTGGGAAGCTTGAGAAGCTTGAGGAGCTATGGCTTCAAAGCTCTGGTTTCTATGGCGAAATCCCTTATTCTTTATTGGGTTTGAAGAGTTTGAATGTTTTGGATCTTTCTCAGAACAATCTCACTGGAAAACTCCCTGAAATGATGGGTTCTTCTTTGAAGAATTTGGTGTTCTTTGATGTTTCTGAGAATAAACTCATGGGGGCTTTCCCAAATGGGTTTTGTAGTGGAAAATCCCTTGTGAGTTTTAGTGTTCATACCAATTTTTTCACTGGGAATTTGCCTAATTCCTTGAATAAATGCTTGAATCTTGAGAGGTTTCAAGTTCAGAACAATGGGTTTTCAGGGGATTTCCCTGAATCCTTATGGTCATTGCCTAAGATTAAGCTAATCAGAGCTGAAAACAATGGTTTCTCTGGTGAAGTTCCTGAGTTCATATCAATGGCTACTCATCTTGAGCAAGTTCAGCTTGATAACAACAGTTTTTCGAGTAGAATACCCCAAGGTCTCGGATCGATTCGAAGCTTATATCGATTCTCTGCCTCGCTTAATCGTTTTCATGGTGATCTGCCACCGAACTTCTGTGATTCTCCATTGATGAGTATTATTAATCTGTCTCATAATTCTCTTTCGGGTCGAATTCCCGAGCCGAAGAACTGCAAGAAACTTGTCTCATTGTCCTTAGCAGGGAATAGTTTTAGTGGAGAGATACCTAGTTCCCTTGCAGATCTACCTGTGTTGActtatcttgatctttctGATAACAATCTCACTGGCTCGATCCCTCAACGACTCGAAAACTTAAAGTTTGCGCTGTTTAATGTTTCGTTTAATCAACTATCGGGCGCTGTTCcgttttctttgatttctggATTGCCAGCTTCTTTTCTGCAAGGAAACCCTGATCTTTGTGGCCCTGGTTTGCAAACTCCTTGTTCACAAGGCCATCCAGTAAATGATATGTCTGGACTTAACAAAATGACATGTGCCCTTGTCTCTATAGCTTGTGTTCTCGGAGTTATGAGCTTAGCTGCTGGGTTCGTTCTGTATTACCGGTCGTTCAAATCGAAATCCCGTGTCGATAACTGGCATTCGGTCTACTTCTACCCTCTTAGAATCAGTGAGCACGCGTTGATCATGGGGATGAATGAGAAAACTGCACAAGAATGTGAGGGAGCTTTTGGTCAAGTGTTTGTTTTAAGCTTACCGAGCCGTGAACTGATTGCCGTGAAGAAACTTGTTAAGTTCGGGAGTCGTTCGTGGAAGTCGTTGAAAGCCGAGGTCAAGACGTTGGCTAAGATCAGGCATAAGAACATCATCAAAATTCTGGGGTTTTGTCATTCTGATGATGCCATTTTTTTGATCTATGAATTCTTACATAAAGGAAGCTTGGCTGACTTGTTATGCAGAAATGATTCTTGTTTGAATTGGAATGTGAGACTAAGAATTGCTATTGAAGTTGCTCAAGGACTTGCTTACATTCACAAGGACTACGTCCCACGTTTGCTTCATCGAAACGTCAAATCGTCGAACATTCTACTGGACGTTGACTTGGTTCCGAAGCTCACGGATTTTGCTCTCGACCATATCGTTGGAGAGTCGGCGTTTCACTCGACAATCGCTTCGGAATCCGCTCATTCTTGCTATATTGCACCAG AATGTAAATACAACAAAAAGGCAACAGAGCAAATGGATGTGTACAGCTTTGGAGTAGTGTTGCTAGAACTGGTGACTGGAAGACTAGCCGAGCGTTCGGAATCGACAGACGCTCTCGACGTGATCCAGTGGGTGAGGAGGAAGGTGAACATAGCGAATGGTGCTTCCCAAGTCCTTGACCCGAGCATATCGGAGCATTCTCAACGAGGGTCGATGCTGGAAGCTCTAGACATTGCCCTCCAATGCACTTCTATGATGCCTGAAAAACGACCGTCGATGCTGGAAGTCGCCAAGGCGCTTCAACTGATCGGCTCGACAACGAACCTTCACGATGCTGCTGTCTTCTCGGCTGCAGAGGATGATAGTTCGGTGTCGAGCTGA